A genomic segment from Myxosarcina sp. GI1 encodes:
- a CDS encoding type IV secretory system conjugative DNA transfer family protein, with amino-acid sequence MSDTNNTTTVIERQNYFEPLLQPFANPIGIGYLATIVLLLILKLGIKRESVLAKARFANSREIREGTKRGLRQIARGIPKEAALKLENIVLSDIQPGIAIVGKSGCGKTRSVIDPAIKNAIDQEWTNLVFDVKGELIRKHAAYALSKGYQMYVYAPGYEYSDGLNFLKFMKDKNDAKTAQEIAKVIDANFGEPGERKDGFFSSQGAAALKLAFMMAKASPFSDLIAAWKFLSLPNLAKRLSAAYKYGGFDEKSGFSIWIKEAATAMRSMAEANETVDGIVGTAMTHFQNMVDPSIVPCLLNHTIPLDLTGKQIVFFQLDENAKSATAPLVAAAIHMLVTRNLNASVKRKNTLGLFLDEFDSLSLPDIKDYITKMREYGLAAFLSYQSEAQVNFRYTRPYAESILSSCGIKIYFNTGHPETAEKLSRSLGKKEVKYTTTSRTYGGRNASRNLNEHIQQIPLITGNEINEQVAGKAVIAYSPGFDHKPYQIKFKKHKKNDILWKKSHKLWFRDIKPYREERIVAMTGDVDTALIDREIIAEAMLPSAEEFKILSTIAG; translated from the coding sequence GTGAGCGATACTAACAACACTACTACAGTTATCGAGCGACAAAACTATTTTGAACCGCTATTACAGCCATTTGCCAATCCTATAGGGATAGGATATTTAGCTACGATCGTTTTGTTACTAATTCTCAAACTAGGTATTAAGCGCGAATCGGTGTTAGCAAAGGCGAGATTTGCCAATTCAAGAGAAATTAGAGAGGGAACCAAGCGTGGTTTGAGACAGATCGCGAGAGGAATACCCAAAGAAGCCGCATTGAAGCTTGAAAATATTGTGCTATCAGATATCCAGCCAGGTATTGCTATAGTTGGTAAATCTGGTTGTGGAAAAACCCGCTCGGTAATCGATCCAGCTATAAAAAACGCCATCGATCAAGAGTGGACCAATTTGGTATTCGACGTAAAGGGAGAACTCATTCGCAAACATGCTGCTTATGCGCTCTCGAAAGGATATCAGATGTATGTATACGCGCCAGGATATGAATATTCCGATGGGCTGAATTTTCTCAAATTCATGAAAGATAAAAATGATGCCAAAACTGCTCAAGAAATAGCCAAGGTGATAGATGCTAACTTCGGAGAGCCTGGAGAACGTAAAGACGGTTTCTTTTCTTCTCAAGGAGCAGCCGCTTTAAAACTGGCTTTCATGATGGCAAAAGCCTCTCCTTTCAGCGATTTAATAGCAGCATGGAAATTTCTTTCTCTGCCAAACTTAGCCAAGCGTCTTAGTGCTGCCTATAAGTATGGTGGTTTTGATGAAAAATCTGGCTTTAGTATTTGGATCAAAGAAGCTGCTACCGCAATGAGATCGATGGCAGAAGCTAATGAAACTGTCGATGGAATTGTGGGAACGGCAATGACCCACTTCCAAAACATGGTCGATCCTAGTATCGTACCTTGTTTGCTCAATCATACTATTCCTCTGGATTTAACTGGTAAGCAAATTGTATTTTTTCAACTAGACGAAAATGCTAAGTCGGCAACTGCACCCCTAGTAGCTGCTGCGATTCACATGTTGGTGACGAGAAATCTTAATGCTAGTGTCAAACGTAAAAATACTCTTGGGTTATTTTTAGATGAATTTGACTCGCTCTCTCTACCAGATATTAAAGACTACATTACCAAAATGCGAGAGTATGGATTGGCAGCATTTTTATCCTATCAATCGGAAGCTCAGGTAAACTTTAGATATACTAGACCTTATGCCGAATCGATTTTGAGTAGTTGCGGAATCAAAATTTATTTCAACACGGGTCATCCCGAAACGGCGGAAAAACTATCTAGATCGCTAGGAAAAAAAGAAGTCAAATATACAACCACATCTCGAACCTATGGAGGTAGAAACGCTTCAAGAAACCTTAACGAACACATACAGCAAATTCCTTTAATAACTGGCAATGAAATTAACGAGCAAGTTGCAGGAAAAGCGGTTATTGCTTATTCTCCAGGTTTTGACCACAAACCCTATCAAATAAAATTTAAAAAACATAAGAAAAACGATATTTTATGGAAAAAAAGTCATAAACTTTGGTTTCGAGATATTAAACCTTACAGAGAAGAAAGGATTGTCGCCATGACTGGAGATGTCGATACTGCTCTAATCGATCGCGAAATAATAGCAGAAGCAATGCTACCTTCGGCTGAAGAATTTAAAATTCTAAGTACCATCGCTGGATAG
- a CDS encoding DUF3854 domain-containing protein: protein MVEALEKTQDFIQQFDRNLQLQKLEVLEHALERKHTVKLEGLEQLANTILNYQATEAIAETMTLFDKATDRLQEQVQQKLTRIADSFSQNKNASQSRNARLSQLASSVLSSSSNRPFWQPDYKDEKPKHIEQHHWEEFKQSAIHPDLASLNAVSLKDYTPHEYLLYDLPNSDRLNSGRIRSGLLNRYSHLEDGGWWGNAGTDALSLQNLQDGEKPTESLWGCFKPDNPRVDETKSAEKGKTKHIKYETPPKTERVLFLPEISEELAEKIYQKHNINPTVAERESGFWYVIKQYPEIPITIAEGFKKTLASLSQGEVTIGLSGVNHIYKSYQDGKKLPQRELNPQLSVFTHSNREFRFAYDRDTKTKTIINVRRDMVRGIELLEAKGCKVKVLKWNADEGKGLDDLIAKAGPLAYTEAHKNAISSDLDKKIHYRTEYNKLAEKVRQSFGNIGSKRLDLEVYIHGVLKGEKADGARILSESDRVRFLRKNQYQLTDSYIAAIVKVAGTYKNLSEQNTSDLDALAQKMVERHTIKHLEEQREQEQEQIHRQNFEFKRKR, encoded by the coding sequence TTGGTTGAAGCTTTAGAAAAAACTCAAGATTTCATTCAACAATTCGACCGTAATCTTCAACTGCAAAAGCTAGAAGTTTTAGAACACGCGCTTGAAAGGAAGCACACCGTTAAATTAGAGGGTTTAGAGCAATTAGCCAATACAATTCTCAATTATCAAGCAACAGAAGCAATTGCCGAAACCATGACTTTGTTCGATAAAGCTACAGATAGGTTGCAGGAGCAGGTGCAGCAAAAACTTACACGCATAGCCGATTCTTTTTCACAAAACAAAAATGCAAGCCAGTCTCGTAATGCTCGCCTGAGCCAGCTTGCTTCTTCTGTTTTAAGTAGTAGTAGCAATCGCCCCTTCTGGCAGCCAGATTATAAAGATGAAAAACCCAAACATATCGAGCAACATCATTGGGAAGAATTCAAACAAAGTGCAATTCATCCCGATTTAGCCTCACTTAACGCTGTCAGTTTAAAAGACTATACCCCTCATGAATATCTGCTATACGATCTTCCAAACTCCGATAGACTTAATTCTGGCAGAATAAGAAGCGGATTACTCAATCGCTATAGCCATTTAGAAGATGGCGGTTGGTGGGGTAATGCGGGAACTGATGCTCTTAGCTTACAAAATCTTCAAGATGGAGAAAAACCCACCGAAAGTCTTTGGGGTTGCTTTAAGCCCGATAATCCTCGCGTAGACGAAACTAAAAGTGCTGAGAAGGGTAAGACAAAGCATATCAAATATGAGACTCCACCAAAGACAGAACGAGTACTTTTCTTACCTGAAATAAGCGAAGAACTTGCCGAAAAAATTTATCAAAAACATAATATAAATCCTACAGTGGCAGAACGAGAAAGTGGCTTTTGGTACGTAATCAAGCAATATCCCGAAATTCCCATTACGATCGCAGAAGGCTTTAAAAAAACCTTAGCATCACTATCTCAAGGTGAAGTAACTATTGGTTTGTCTGGAGTCAACCATATTTACAAGTCTTATCAAGATGGAAAAAAGCTGCCTCAAAGAGAACTAAATCCCCAACTATCTGTTTTTACTCATTCAAATCGTGAGTTTCGTTTTGCCTACGATCGAGATACCAAAACAAAAACCATTATTAATGTACGACGGGATATGGTACGCGGTATCGAACTATTAGAAGCCAAAGGTTGTAAGGTTAAAGTTTTGAAGTGGAATGCTGATGAGGGAAAAGGACTTGACGATCTGATCGCTAAGGCAGGACCACTAGCTTATACTGAAGCTCATAAAAATGCCATCTCTTCAGATTTAGATAAAAAAATTCACTACCGCACTGAGTACAACAAGCTAGCCGAAAAGGTCAGACAATCTTTTGGCAACATAGGTAGTAAAAGATTAGATTTAGAAGTTTATATTCATGGGGTACTAAAAGGAGAAAAAGCCGATGGCGCAAGGATTTTGAGTGAATCCGACCGAGTTCGCTTTCTCAGAAAAAATCAGTATCAATTAACTGATTCATATATTGCAGCAATAGTCAAAGTCGCAGGAACTTACAAAAATCTTTCAGAACAGAATACCTCCGATTTAGATGCTTTAGCTCAAAAAATGGTCGAGCGACACACTATAAAACATTTAGAAGAACAAAGAGAGCAAGAGCAAGAGCAAATCCATCGACAGAACTTTGAATTCAAGAGAAAAAGATAA
- a CDS encoding IS630 family transposase produces the protein MRKDLGNQIQKALLRSALAPQERGRKSQGFPRWTLKRFVHWLKQKWKINCCRETVRKTLKQMGFSWKKAKKLLNKGNTAKRAEFVEQITELLEDALHQKRLIIYIDEAHIHLDTDEGYGWSIRGERFWVSSSSPGRKKVSFYGVYLYNQAQTRIFPYEKAEKINTIDVLKKLRVEFPQQQITVVWDGAPYHRAKVVTEAASAMDIHLLQLPGYSPDFMPVEHLWQWLREDITYHVCYDQQQELISAVADFQHLINTTPLFLSDRLWVKKHLDPEEEKLRFSK, from the coding sequence GTGCGAAAAGATTTAGGGAATCAAATCCAGAAAGCTCTTTTAAGGTCAGCATTAGCACCACAAGAAAGAGGGAGGAAATCTCAAGGGTTTCCACGTTGGACGTTAAAAAGATTCGTCCACTGGCTGAAACAGAAGTGGAAGATAAATTGTTGTCGAGAGACAGTCAGAAAAACTCTTAAGCAGATGGGTTTTTCCTGGAAGAAAGCGAAGAAGTTGCTTAATAAAGGCAATACCGCCAAAAGAGCTGAATTTGTCGAACAAATTACTGAATTATTAGAGGATGCACTTCATCAAAAGCGATTAATTATCTATATTGATGAAGCCCATATACATTTAGATACCGATGAAGGTTACGGTTGGTCAATTCGGGGAGAAAGGTTTTGGGTCAGCTCTAGTTCTCCTGGAAGAAAGAAAGTCTCTTTTTATGGTGTTTACCTCTATAATCAGGCGCAAACCAGAATTTTTCCTTATGAGAAAGCAGAGAAAATTAATACCATTGATGTTCTCAAAAAGTTGCGAGTCGAATTTCCCCAGCAACAAATAACTGTGGTTTGGGATGGCGCACCATATCATCGTGCTAAAGTGGTCACCGAGGCAGCATCAGCAATGGACATCCATCTTCTACAATTACCTGGCTATAGCCCAGATTTTATGCCTGTCGAACATCTTTGGCAATGGCTCAGAGAAGACATAACTTATCATGTTTGTTATGACCAACAACAAGAGTTAATTTCTGCTGTTGCTGATTTTCAGCATCTAATTAATACTACTCCACTGTTTTTAAGCGATCGCTTGTGGGTTAAAAAACACCTCGATCCAGAAGAAGAAAAACTACGGTTTTCAAAGTAG